The Desulfoplanes formicivorans genomic sequence CGCGGGCATGGCCTATACGGGACTGCCCTTCAGCGGAGAGTACGGGTTTCTGGACAGCGTGTATGCCTTTCCCATCAGTCACATGGTCGCTCCCAAAACAGACAGTGTGCCCTGTGGTGAATGCCATGCCCGGAAGGGACGTCTGGCCAATCTGACCGGATTCTACATGCCCGGTCGTGACCGGATCACCGCCCTGGACATGGGCGGATGGACACTGGTGGTGGCATCCATCATGGGTGTGATCATCCACGCCCTGGCCCGGATGTTTTCGTTCCGGCTGCGGAACAAGGAGGACTGAATGACGAGAAAACCCATGAAAAAAATATATCTGTACACCCGGTTCGAACGTTTCTGGCACTGGGTGCAGGCCCTTTTCATCTTCATGCTCCTGCTGACCGGTTTCGAAATCCATGGGACCTTTGGTCTTATGGGCTTTGCCAAGGCGGTCTCCCTGCACAACCTCCTGGGCATCACCTGGATCATCCTGTTCATTTTCTTCATCTTCTGGTTGTTCACCACCGGAGAATGGAGGCAATACGTTCCAACCACCAAAAAGCTCTTCGAGGTCATCCGGTACTACTCCTCGGGGATATTCAAGGGACAGCCTCATCCGGTCAGAAAAACCAGAGGAGCCAAGCACAATCCCTTGCAACGGCTGACCTATCTGGGACTCACCGCGGTCTTGCTCAGCCTGCAGATGCTCACGGGCTTTTTGTACTATACGTACAATGACTGGAAAGCCTGGGGAATCGACGGGTTCCTGGATCTGGGAGTGCTTGCGGCCATCCATGTTTTGTGCGGATTTGCCATTCTGGCCTTTGTCATTGTCCACATCTACATGACCACCACCGGGCACACCCTGACCGCCCATATTGCGGCCATGTTCAGCGGGTGGGAAGAAGTCGAGGAGGGTGAAGTCGAAAGCTGGGAGGTGCATGAGAGAACATAGGCGCCAGCCGTGCAGAAACCTGGCTGACTGCAGAACGCTTTTCTGGTGTCATTGAGCTAAACCCAAAAGGTCCCTTGCCGGCAACCCGGCAAGGGACCTTTTCACATGGTCATGCACCGGCACAAAGGAGTCATGGTGCCACCAGGGAATCGATTACGTGGTCTTTTCCCGGGGAGACGCGCCAGCAGGCACCGTCTTGTGGGATGGCTTGGCCGGATCAACGACCCATGTTTCCTGCTCGCATGCCTCCATGAGCTGCTCTGCCGTGTTTGTGGACAGACGAAAATACTCGGGTCTGTCGGAATGGGTCATCACGTATGTTTTCTGTTCCGGAAGATGGAACAGGCGATACATTCTGTTTTGACCATGTGCCCCCTCAATTTCAAACTGCACAACAGGCTTTTCCAGGGCATCCTCCTGTCCGGAGGACGTATCAAAGACCTCATCAAAACGGATGGACGCAAGCCATGTGATCAGTTTGTCCACGGATGTGGCATTGACCTCCTGCCCATCTTCATCGCCTTCAAGATGCCATACGGTCACTGTAGAAGCATTGGTGGCATTGACGGCAGCAGATTGCCCGCTCATGGTTTTGGATTCTTTTCTCACATGCACCTCGCCCAGACGCACACCTGCTATTTCCTTTTCAGGAAACTGCAGGACGGTTTTGTCCTCCCATTGGGACGGGCGAAGGGGCACATCATATGATGCCATGTGCACGGCATAGATGGCATCTTCATCATCAACCCTGGCATGAACCTGACGCAGACCAGGAGATGTTCCCAGATACACGACTACTCGGGGCTTACCCTCTGATGCCAGGGAGATGCGTTTTTCAAAGGATGTTTCAGCCACCTTGAATCGGGCTCGTGCCTCCCGAGTGGTTGCAACCGGGGTCCCGGTTTGCAGGCCCAGGAGGCGATCCAGCATGGCGTTGACGCGATGGGTATCAGCCGGAAAATCACCACGCTGGGCAAGGACCCACGCACCGTTCTTGCGGGCCAGAACGATCTTTTCCTTGTCCGGCCCTTCCAGGGTGATGGTGTCTATGGTGTCCCTCAAGACCCCCTGAACAAGCCTTGCCTGTGTCGGGGTGGTTGATCTCCAATCGGATAACCCCAAACCAAGGGCCAGCAGGATCTGCACACCAAGCAATACGGCCAGGAGTTTGATCTTCGTGTTCATGAAATTATACCTCCGCAAGAACCTGTTCATACCGTTTGCCATCGCTTGCCGTCACCCACCGGCGCCACAACCAGATGAGCAGGAGTTCAAACAGGGCAAAGCAATAGTTGCCAAGTTCCCACATCCGCTGCCCTCCCTGGGGCAGGGGGTAGAGGGTGCGGGCCAGCTGGGTTCGACCCCGCAAGGCCAAAAGGCCGCGATCCTCAAGGGACCAGTCCACGGCATTCTGGATGAAATCCAAGGGCTTGGTATAGTGGGTGCCCAATCCCTGGGAAATGAGATCAATGCTGGTATCCGAAGCAAAGGCATTGCTTGCAATGAGTACCAAACGCGAAGTCCCGGGCGAATGGTCGATGATGCTTGTGATGCGTGGCCGGCTCTCTTCATCCTCTTGGGTACCCTTTTGGTCACCCTTGGGGTTTTCCTCCTGGGCTTCTGCCTCGGTGGTTGCCAGAAGGGGGGATTTTTTGCCCTTGAAAAAGGAATCCAAACGCCCCTGGATGGCCACAGCCAGTACATGGGAGCTTGGGGTGCCGGTCACGGCAAATCCGGTTTGAGGATATAAGCGATAATTGGGCATGACATCCAGATCATCACTGGTCCAGCTTTCCGGTGAACTGTGGAGAAGTTCTATTACATGGCGATCCTTGTTCTTTTCCTTGTCCACCGTGATGGGAGAAGCCCAATTGAGGGTGAGCTGACCCAGAGACGAGGTGATGGGATTGTCCCCCAGCTGTTCGGTCCCCCGCAAATCAGGAAAGTGGGGATAGGGCAGCATCCGTATTTCGCGAAGGGTCAGGCCGCCCACATACCGCTCCACCGGAACAGGCAGGGCCGCATTGTACCGGTCCAGGACCATGCTTTTATCCATGGACAGACCGTAATGGGCAAGAAGATCCTCCAGTCCGGCTTCATGGGGCTGGGCAAGGATGGTATTGCTGATCCGCACATCAAACGGCGACGTGGCCATGATCACACTGCCTCCCTGCATGAGAAACTGATCAATGGCAAAAACCTGCCTGTCATCCAGATTGCTGGGGGCCAGCACCAGCAGCAGGTCCGCGTCATCAGGGACCATACCCTCCTTGAGATCGGTTTCCTTTAAGCGGGCATTTTCGGCCAGGACCTTTTCCAGATCCGTGTACCGGCGGGCATGGGGTCCATAAGGGGCCGGTTTGACAAGGGCAATGGTCTTGAGGACGCCCGGGGTCAGACGTTGCAATGCTGCCTTCAGGGACCTTTCAAGGCCTGCCTTGTCCAGGGTTTCGGGCAGGGGAACAGGCACGGTTTCATGGTTTCCTTCAAGGATCAGGGAAAACCAGAACGGCTGGGGGTTGAACAGGTTGGCGATGTGCGGGCCAATGCCGTAGCGTTGGCGCAAGGATGCCGCCTGGTCGCTGTTGCCGCTGTCGGGATCTTCCACCTGGACGATCAGTTTCCCGTTGGCCTGGGTACGGTATTCCTCAACAAGCTCATGCAGATCGTTCCGCAGTGCGCGCAATGTTTCGGGTAGTCGTTTGTCCGGAGAGATGAATGCCTTCAGGGTCACGGGATCCTGCATGTTTTCAAAGGGATTGCCCCCGGCCTGCCACGCTCCGGCAACCTTCCTTATGGCCCGGGTGATGGCGTATTCCGGATTTTTCAGGACAACGTCCACATCCTCTTCCCCGCGAAACTTGACCTCGATGAGGTCCTGGAACCCGAGCTTTTCATACTGATCGCCATAGGCAATGACCACGTCAAAATAGGAATTGACCACTGCGGCCTGGTATCTGTCTGCCGTTTGAAAGGGAGTGGGGCGAACACCAAACCGGGATGCGGCTTCTTCTTCGGCGTTCTTGTCGCGCGTGGGGTCGATCATTTCCACCCGGACCTTGCCGTTTCCGGCAATGGCATATTCCTCCATCAAATCCTTGAGGCGAGGAACCAGGGGAGCCAGTAACGGATGCGTTCTGTCGGAAAAATACCCGCGAATCAAAAGGGGTTCACGAAGCAGGCTTAATTGATGATTGGTGGCCTGGGAAAGGGAATAGATGTTGCCCTGGGTCATGTCCACGCGGGCGGCACTGACAGGTTGCAGCCAGAAGTTGGCTGCCACGAAATTGGCCATGGCCAGACCCACCATCCACCCCCAAACAAGGTGTCTTTTGGTGAGGGGATTGCCTGCCCAGCGCAATCTTTCTAGGGAAAAAAGATTAAGGCAGAGGAAAACACCGGCAATGGAAACATAATAGTAGAGATCCCGCAGATCAAGAACACCGCGGGTAATGGAATCAAATCGTGATCCCGTACCAATGAGGGCAAGCCATTTTCCCATGTCATACCCGAAAAGGCGGGTCAGGGTTGAGGAACCCAGAAGATACAACACCCCGCAGACCACAGACGTGAGCATCAGGGCGACAATGGGATTATCGGTCCGGGCACTCATGTAGAGACCAATGGCCACATAGGCCCCTGCAAGAAAAAGAGTGGCCACATAGCCGCCCAGCACCGGTCCCCAGTCCAGCGGTCCAAGAACAAAGGCCGTCAGGGGAAGGGGCAAAGTGAGCACCAGGGCCAGGACAATGAGTCCCATGACCGCACAAAATTTGCCAA encodes the following:
- a CDS encoding cytochrome b/b6 domain-containing protein; translation: MKKIYLYTRFERFWHWVQALFIFMLLLTGFEIHGTFGLMGFAKAVSLHNLLGITWIILFIFFIFWLFTTGEWRQYVPTTKKLFEVIRYYSSGIFKGQPHPVRKTRGAKHNPLQRLTYLGLTAVLLSLQMLTGFLYYTYNDWKAWGIDGFLDLGVLAAIHVLCGFAILAFVIVHIYMTTTGHTLTAHIAAMFSGWEEVEEGEVESWEVHERT
- a CDS encoding DUF4340 domain-containing protein, translated to MNTKIKLLAVLLGVQILLALGLGLSDWRSTTPTQARLVQGVLRDTIDTITLEGPDKEKIVLARKNGAWVLAQRGDFPADTHRVNAMLDRLLGLQTGTPVATTREARARFKVAETSFEKRISLASEGKPRVVVYLGTSPGLRQVHARVDDEDAIYAVHMASYDVPLRPSQWEDKTVLQFPEKEIAGVRLGEVHVRKESKTMSGQSAAVNATNASTVTVWHLEGDEDGQEVNATSVDKLITWLASIRFDEVFDTSSGQEDALEKPVVQFEIEGAHGQNRMYRLFHLPEQKTYVMTHSDRPEYFRLSTNTAEQLMEACEQETWVVDPAKPSHKTVPAGASPREKTT
- a CDS encoding Gldg family protein; the protein is MRNTLAVVPCVARKEFRSFFASPAAYLFLGGFLATNLFIFFWVETYFARNIADVRPLFQWMPILLIFLVAALTMRTWAEEHRGGTLENLLTAPVNPLGIVLGKFCAVMGLIVLALVLTLPLPLTAFVLGPLDWGPVLGGYVATLFLAGAYVAIGLYMSARTDNPIVALMLTSVVCGVLYLLGSSTLTRLFGYDMGKWLALIGTGSRFDSITRGVLDLRDLYYYVSIAGVFLCLNLFSLERLRWAGNPLTKRHLVWGWMVGLAMANFVAANFWLQPVSAARVDMTQGNIYSLSQATNHQLSLLREPLLIRGYFSDRTHPLLAPLVPRLKDLMEEYAIAGNGKVRVEMIDPTRDKNAEEEAASRFGVRPTPFQTADRYQAAVVNSYFDVVIAYGDQYEKLGFQDLIEVKFRGEEDVDVVLKNPEYAITRAIRKVAGAWQAGGNPFENMQDPVTLKAFISPDKRLPETLRALRNDLHELVEEYRTQANGKLIVQVEDPDSGNSDQAASLRQRYGIGPHIANLFNPQPFWFSLILEGNHETVPVPLPETLDKAGLERSLKAALQRLTPGVLKTIALVKPAPYGPHARRYTDLEKVLAENARLKETDLKEGMVPDDADLLLVLAPSNLDDRQVFAIDQFLMQGGSVIMATSPFDVRISNTILAQPHEAGLEDLLAHYGLSMDKSMVLDRYNAALPVPVERYVGGLTLREIRMLPYPHFPDLRGTEQLGDNPITSSLGQLTLNWASPITVDKEKNKDRHVIELLHSSPESWTSDDLDVMPNYRLYPQTGFAVTGTPSSHVLAVAIQGRLDSFFKGKKSPLLATTEAEAQEENPKGDQKGTQEDEESRPRITSIIDHSPGTSRLVLIASNAFASDTSIDLISQGLGTHYTKPLDFIQNAVDWSLEDRGLLALRGRTQLARTLYPLPQGGQRMWELGNYCFALFELLLIWLWRRWVTASDGKRYEQVLAEV